The genomic window CGATTGCATCAAGGTTATGCGATGTCCTCCGCCGGCATAATGCATCGCAACAAATGCTTTGTCATTTATTGAACCGATGCGTCCCTCTTGAAATACTATGCCTGAAGGTAAAGCGCTGGAAGCCGGTTCATATATCTGGAAGGGAGCCGCTTTTTTTAAGGCCTCTATTTGGCGGAAGATAAAGTCCAATTTTGCCACCGGGGGAGCAAAGAGCGATTCAGGCGAATTAGAGTTAAAATTAACTCGCTGAAACTCGGAAGAGCCTGCCAGTTTTCCGTCTGAATCGTAATGTTCTCTCTTCAATACAAGACCGCTTGTTAGATCCACCCACATACGTTCAACCAATCGGCCTGCAGTGTCTTTAAATTCAATAATATCGGCTTCGCGGCCGGCTATCTTGGCACGTCCGGCAATAAAAACGCGCCATTTCTCGAAACGCAAATTACGCATAATCTCCTGATGTTGTCTGGAACGCGGAGAGTTGATTTCGATCCAATTCCCACGACTGGGCTGATAAAACCATGCTTTCATCCCACAGTCAATCAGAATTTCACCTTTATGAGAAGCAGGCGCCGTGTATTCCACTCTAAGACGTCGGCCTGAGCGATAGACATTCTCAACCAAGCCAGGCTCTTTTCCGATCTTAGTCGTTCGCTGCCCCTCCATTTTTAGAGTGCGTTCGGATTGAATAACACGCTGAAGGACTTTCATAGCAGCAGGGTCTGAAGCAGATGTAGTCGCACTGACAGTGATAGTCTGTGACCACACCGCGATGCTAAAGAGAATATTAAAAGCTATTATCAATCGCCAACTGTATTTCAAACCGACACTCCAAAAATCATACTTACATAGCTCCCATATCGACAGCCGACGGGGCTTCCGGTTTAGGCTTTTCAAGAGCAGACGGACTTGATGATACAAAATCAGTATGAACTTCAGTCGTTGTTCGCTCAAATGTCGTATCGCTAATTGGCGTCTGAACCGGTTTTTGGGAATAGAAAGATACGCCAACAATCAAAACCAAAACAGCAGCCCCCCCCATCGCTACAAGCGGTCGCCATGACAAGCTTTGAGTGAGCCTTATCCAAAGATTAGTAGGCGCAACCGTTCGATCTGAAATTCGCGCCATAACTTTCGAGCGAAACTCAAGCGGCGCTTTAATAGAAGGCATTGCCTGTAAAACTTGCACTGCTGCCTTCATATCGCTTAATGCGCGAGCGCATAGGTCGCAATAGCCAATATGCTCCTCTATAAGAGCGTTTTCAGCCTCACTGCAAGTTCCATCTATATATTCCGATAATCGCAACTGCGCTTTATTACACTTCATCACTTTTCGCCTCCGGACAGATAAGCTCTAACTGCCTTCTGCAATTCCGTACGGGCCAGGAACAAACGAGATTTTATTGTCCCTAATGGACATTGAACAACCTGAGCGATCTCCTCATAAGACATGTTTTCC from bacterium includes these protein-coding regions:
- a CDS encoding zf-HC2 domain-containing protein, which encodes MKCNKAQLRLSEYIDGTCSEAENALIEEHIGYCDLCARALSDMKAAVQVLQAMPSIKAPLEFRSKVMARISDRTVAPTNLWIRLTQSLSWRPLVAMGGAAVLVLIVGVSFYSQKPVQTPISDTTFERTTTEVHTDFVSSSPSALEKPKPEAPSAVDMGAM
- a CDS encoding sigma-E factor regulatory protein RseB domain-containing protein, with protein sequence MKYSWRLIIAFNILFSIAVWSQTITVSATTSASDPAAMKVLQRVIQSERTLKMEGQRTTKIGKEPGLVENVYRSGRRLRVEYTAPASHKGEILIDCGMKAWFYQPSRGNWIEINSPRSRQHQEIMRNLRFEKWRVFIAGRAKIAGREADIIEFKDTAGRLVERMWVDLTSGLVLKREHYDSDGKLAGSSEFQRVNFNSNSPESLFAPPVAKLDFIFRQIEALKKAAPFQIYEPASSALPSGIVFQEGRIGSINDKAFVAMHYAGGGHRITLMQSLGVTSLFPHKPMQGYGRMRGRGRMNTYFWKSDDRTYGLIGDLSEDDLKKIADTVAKR